A stretch of the Candidatus Hydrogenedens sp. genome encodes the following:
- a CDS encoding IMP cyclohydrolase, protein MYIGRIVSVAQTEDGRLCAMYRVSSRSFPNRQAVLNNNKVSIIPMAGYETDIQKNPYISYNCLRSILEGEVAVLSNGSHTDPIAEKIINGMPTRDAIALTLMALDFEKDDYATPRIVAVVDKAEGSGWLGVVRSDGLEVRRMDLKPGRFFYVATYEENFISFCHSGVFPAMSADEACSFILGGGVFAERTHPITAVTAMASEEGFDIAIQNSPVFAK, encoded by the coding sequence ATGTATATAGGAAGAATTGTTTCTGTGGCACAAACGGAAGATGGTAGACTTTGTGCCATGTATCGTGTATCCAGTCGCTCTTTTCCGAACCGTCAAGCGGTATTGAATAACAACAAAGTATCCATTATTCCAATGGCAGGGTATGAAACGGATATTCAGAAAAATCCCTATATTTCATACAATTGTCTGAGAAGTATTCTGGAAGGAGAAGTGGCTGTATTAAGTAATGGAAGTCACACAGACCCGATTGCCGAAAAGATTATTAATGGTATGCCTACCCGAGATGCTATTGCATTGACATTAATGGCACTGGATTTTGAAAAAGATGATTATGCAACGCCGCGTATTGTTGCAGTTGTTGATAAAGCTGAAGGTTCGGGCTGGTTAGGTGTGGTTCGTTCCGATGGGCTTGAGGTCCGACGCATGGATTTGAAACCGGGACGCTTCTTTTATGTGGCAACCTATGAGGAAAACTTTATTAGTTTTTGTCATAGTGGTGTTTTTCCTGCAATGTCGGCGGATGAAGCCTGTTCCTTTATTTTAGGAGGAGGAGTTTTTGCGGAACGAACACATCCTATTACTGCTGTTACTGCAATGGCGTCGGAGGAAGGTTTTGATATTGCTATCCAGAATAGTCCCGTTTTTGCAAAGTAA